Part of the Actinomycetota bacterium genome, ATCTCCCCGTTATCTCTTCCCTCTCCGAAGTCCAGGGCTACCACCCGATATCCTTGTATGCCCACCAGCTGATCGATATACTCTTTCTTGACCATCGTCTCTCCTTTCTGCGCTTGTCTTACTAGTGCACTTCCAATTTGATACGCCTAAAACCAGCTAGCGGGCAACCGGTTGCCGAGTGCTCCCTGTTCCGCCAAGTAAGGTACCTGCCAATCCTCTTCCTACGCTCATCATGGCTCATGTCGTCGCTGTTGCTCAAGACGAACTTCTTCAAGGATGCGAAATGAGCCTCTATGGCGTTCAGCCAGGAGGTATACGTCGGGGTCCAGGCCACTTCCATGTTGTTGGCCACGATGAAGGAGGCCACGTCCTTGTGTTTGTGGGAGGAGAGGTTGTCCATGATGAGGTGGATGCGGATCTCCTGCGGGTAGCAGGAACGCAGCCTGCGCAAGGCCGCCAGCACG contains:
- a CDS encoding transposase; translation: MVCYDEFGPMELRPIHGTGWFAKKKRSRLRATYRRLAGTEQLLAFYDVHTDCLQGMVRKRKTSADVLAALRRLRSCYPQEIRIHLIMDNLSSHKHKDVASFIVANNMEVAWTPTYTSWLNAIEAHFASLKKFVLSNSDDMSHDERRKRIGRYLTWRNREHSATGCPLAGFRRIKLEVH